The Geothrix oryzae DNA window GAAGGGGGAGAAGGCCGCCAACATGCGCGTCATCGATCCCAAGCGGAAGGTTTGGTACGAGAAGCGCCTGAAGGAGATCACCGCCAAGTCCGCCACCACCCCCGAGGGTTCCGTGTCGGGCCCCGTGAGCGCCCCCATGGTTCCCGCGGCCCCGGCCCTGGCCAAGAGCGTGGCCTCGAAGATGGGTGGCTCCCTGCTGCAGACGCTGGCCGCCGCCAAGGATGCCAAGCCCAAGGCGGACGCCCCCAAGCGCTCCGAGGGCTGGCGCCGCAAGCCGGGCGAGTCGATTTTCTAGACCTTCATCATTACCAACGAAAACGAGGCGGCCTGGCCGCCTCGTTTTCGTATGGCAGGACGATTCCCCGCGGCCTGGGATCAGGTCGAAGGCACGGCCCGCAGGTACTTCCGGCCGATCCAGGTGGCGGCCAGGGGGCGCTCCAGGCGGCCCTGGCGCAGATCGCCCAGATTGAAGAGGGTCAGGTCCAGCAGCGGCGTGGTCCCCTCCAGGGTGCCGTCCGTCAGGCGGGCCTCCAACTCGGCCCGGTCGAAGGCGCGCAGACCACCGGGTAGCCGGGCGAGGACGGCCTGGGGGTCCAGCAGGGTCTGGTCCAGGCGGCTGGCCAGCTGGTGCATGCCGCGCAGCATGCCGTCGATGGCGCAGCCCGAGGGCTGGGTGGCCAGCGTCGGCTCCGCCACGGCCAGGATGCGGCCTTCCAGGACGGTCCAGGTGGCGTGGTATTCGACGCCCTTGTGCCGCCAGCGGCCCAGGAGCGCCTCGACCTCGGGGGCCAGGAGGGCGGCCTCCACGGGACGATCGAAGGCGAGGAGCCAGAGGCGGGTCTCGTCGGGCAGGGCGGCGAAGGGGGCCAGGGCGGCGGCCTGCGAAGCGGAAGGCAGCGGGGATGGCGGGGTGGACAGGGGCATGGCTGATCTCCAGTCTCGATATCAGTCTAGTGGGTCGGCCCGGGTCCGGGCGGAATTTCCTGTCCGCACAGGACCTGTCCAGGGTTCCGTGACGAATGTTCCGGCAAGTCTCAAGTAAGGTGGAAGTCGATGCGAGACACGGCGATCCTGCTCCTGAACCTCGGCGGCCCGGTGAACCTGGACCAGGTGGAGCCGTTCCTGGCGGCGCTGTTCGGTGACCGGGATCTGATCCGGCTGCCGGGCCCAGCCTGGCTGCAGGGGCCTTTCTCGAGGCTCATCGCGAAGCTGCGGGCTCCCGGCGCGAAGGGCCGCTACGCCGAGATCGGCGGTGGCTCGCCGCTGCTGCGGGAAAGCGCCTACCAGGCTTCGGCGCTGCGGGCGGCCCTGCGCGCCGCGGGGCGCACGGAACCCGTGAAGCTCTGCTTCCGCTACGCCGCGCCGCGGGCCGAGGGACTGCTGAAGGCCCTGAAGCGGGAGGGCATCCGGAAGCTGGTGCCGGTGACGCTCTATCCCCACGACTGCCGCGCCACCACGGGCTCCAGCCTGCGGGAGCTGGCCATCGAGGCGGCCAAGGCCGGGATGGAGATCCTGCCGGGGGTGGATCACTACGCCACCGATCCCGACTACCTCGATTCGCTGGAAGCGCCCCTGCGGGCGGCGCTGAAGGAGCTGCCCAACGCCACGGTGATCTTCAGCGCCCACAGCCTGCCCGTGCGCCAGATCGAGGCGGGCGATCCCTACGAGAGGGAGATCCACGCCACCCGGGATGCGCTCATGGCGCGGATCGGCGAGATCCCTGGCGGGTACCTGCTGGCCTACCAGAGCCGCACGGGGCCCGTACGCTGGCTGGAGCCGCCCTTGAAAGGCGTGCTGGAGTCCATGGGCGGCAAGGATGTGATCGTTGTGCCCATGAGCTTCGTGAGCGAGCACATCGAGACCCTGCACGAACTGGACATCGAATACCGGCATGTGGCCGACAAGGCGGGCATCCGCACCTACCGCCGCGTGGCCGCCCCCGGCACCGATCCCGCCTACATCCGCTGCCTCGCGCGGCGCGTCCTGGAGATCCTCCCATGAGCACCCTGATCCTCGGCGGAGGCGTGACGGGCCTGGCGGCCG harbors:
- the hemH gene encoding ferrochelatase, yielding MRDTAILLLNLGGPVNLDQVEPFLAALFGDRDLIRLPGPAWLQGPFSRLIAKLRAPGAKGRYAEIGGGSPLLRESAYQASALRAALRAAGRTEPVKLCFRYAAPRAEGLLKALKREGIRKLVPVTLYPHDCRATTGSSLRELAIEAAKAGMEILPGVDHYATDPDYLDSLEAPLRAALKELPNATVIFSAHSLPVRQIEAGDPYEREIHATRDALMARIGEIPGGYLLAYQSRTGPVRWLEPPLKGVLESMGGKDVIVVPMSFVSEHIETLHELDIEYRHVADKAGIRTYRRVAAPGTDPAYIRCLARRVLEILP